Sequence from the Kogia breviceps isolate mKogBre1 chromosome X, mKogBre1 haplotype 1, whole genome shotgun sequence genome:
acaTTTGGTGTCAACAGGCTTGAGAATAGAAGTGTAGAGACAAATATTCTTCCCCTTTAGAAAcgcattttctcctttctctgttaATGCAGTGATTTCCAACTGTCAGTATTTTCTAACATGATATCTTTGTGTTCCTTAGTCATAGcccatttcttcatttaatcACATGGTTATGTGTGAGTATCCTTTTATTGGGGCATTCTTATCTGGACTTTGTATCAAGGAGGGCTAGCCTATTAAAATGGTTGATCCGTTTTCCATCTTGTTGTATGGTTTGGAAGAATTCAAATAAGTTGGTGATTAGTTTTTCCTTGATCATTTGGTGTGAGGGGGCTCCAAACCTGGATTGTCCTGGAACATTTTGATGGCGCTCTGGGTTTGGACTACATTTTCACTTTAGTGATTTATAGTTTGCTAAAAATTGTTCCATTTTACTTGGGTTTTCAAGTTTAAAGGCATGATACTTATAATAAAAACAATCATATACAACATTACAGAGAATAAAACGATGAACCCAATATACCTGGAACTCAGCATCAAGAATCCTCAATAATTGTAGGAAAGAGCTTGTTCAGATTAAGGCGTACTGATTTACCAGTTTGTTTGCTGGCACGTTCACTCCTGAGACAAAGCTGTGTGCTTCCATTAGGAGATACATAGTATCTGTTTTCTGCTTCCTGGTGGTATTGACAGTTGGTGAGGATCTTCACCCTTATCCATTAATCCATTAGGGGCTGTAGAATGGTGATTCTCTCATTCCGTCTGATTCTGTCATTCCATTgattttacatacatacatatacctatctattatatatatatatatatatatatatatatatatatagtatgtatagtGGGATCAATCAATTGattgcattatatataatattaaaaatataactcagTGATATATATCCACATAACCTTTGAAAGTGAATAATTCGGTGGCATCActgcattcacaatgttgtacaatcaCCGCCTCTATCTTGTTCCAAACATATTCCTCATTCCAAAAGGTGACTGCTACCCgaaaactgggtttgcctcttggtgggtgtcgagCCAAATACACCGCCAAGTGaaagagcaggagaaggaaggatttattacttgcagcaaggaAGGAGAACCctggggatctttcccaaagcagtgtttcCCTGGACAGCAGAAccggggaagttttaagctaagggtacatgcatattcatgaaggggcttgagcagaggagaattcagcatagagtTGGGGCAAAGGTCAACAGAGTCCGAGCTTTATAGGGCTTTGAAGTCACAAGGGTCAGAAAAGATTACCGTCATCATTCCTTAGGTTCCAGTTGCTCTGATGGTGGTTGATCATTCGAGGGGGGTTTGAATTCCGCAGAACAGCTGAAGATTgtgcttcaggctaatctttacccTTGAAAAGACTGGGAGTCTTAACAACTGATTTATTCCCTTTGCTACTGTTACTACTCCTGCCTGGTAACAGTCTTTTGTTGCTGCATTCTTTtattcccttaagatcattattACAGAGGTGTGTTCAGGGGCAAACATGGTctccaggcttagatcacaaaatggcttaggccaaaaatggcttctcttatatGTCAGGAAAGCCATGcctgcttctctttctccagggactgcctaccctatctgcttacatAACCTCTTACCCTTCAAAAAGTTACTTCTCATTCATACCTCTCCCTAGCCCCGGGCAACCATCAGTCTGCTTTCTGGCTCTATGAATTTGCTTATCCTGGATAATTCATGTAAATGGTGTCATATAATACGTGACCTTTGGTTTCTGACTcctttcatttatcatttattataaTGTCTCCAAGGTTCATCCACGGTCTCTCAGTTATCTGTACTTCATTCCtgtttatgactgaataatattccactgtaagaatataccacattctgtttGTCCGTGCATTCAGTGATGGAAATTTTGGGTTGTTTGCATTTTGGgggcttttatgaataatgcttctttGAATATTTGGGTACAAAGATATGTTTGAATACagtttttaagttattttggttatatacctaggaatggaattgctgggtcataaggtaattctttgtttaaatttgaggaactaccaaactgtttcccaaagagGCTGAACCATTTCACATTCTtcccagcaatgtatgagggatccaatttcttcatatcctcgccaacacttgttatcttccAGTTTTTATAACCAACCTAGTGAAATGGTATCCCACTGTGGTTTTTTGGtatacatttccctaatgagtaatgatattgagtatcttttcatgtactgttTGGCCACTGGTATATcctctttgtagaaatgtctattcaggtcctcatcTCCAACTTATGAGGGAGGCTTTGGATATTGACCTCCTAGGTAAGCTCACTCATTGGTGTATTTATTCAGAGGCCGGCCTCAGCACACCGTTAACAGATTCCAGAGTTGGACTTGAGGGCACACTGGGGAAGTCTCAGGAGAAAGGAGCTCTAACGTGGGAAAGTGCTGGAGCTGAACACACGTGCTGGGACCAGGGCAGTCAGCTTTCAAGGAACCCTGGAGCGAGGGGCAGCAGGACTCTAGATAAACGAAGCCCACAGACAATCCCCCAATTATGGTTTATGCTTGTATTAACCTTCCTTCATCAGGACTGTCTTTAGTACTTTGGctacagggttttttgtttgcttgcttgctttttttttttttttttttttttttaattgcctgaAATCCAGTTTGAAGTAGTGAGGAGACAAGTGAATTAAAGGATACGAGGTCTGCCTCAGGCTGGGAAGAGTGGAACAGTGTGGCCTCTAGACGAATTCAGACCAAGGGTCTATTCCCAGCTCTGTCACAAGTCTTGTGAACTTGAGAAAATTGCAAGTTCATCATCTGCAAAGTGAGTCTGATAAGCCCTATCTTGTAGAGCCTTTGTAAGATACGTGACGTTTGTAAAGCACTTGCAACAGTGGTCTTTCAAGAATGGCACTTATTACTACGATAACTATGACCCCAGTCCATAATACCAactctttgggatttttttctttaatctcatGAGATGTCAGAAAATACGCAGCACCTTTGGAACCAACAAAACTGCTTAGGCAGTAAAACTATGTaaaatttccccatttgtaaataGGTCATTTGAGTGTGGAGGAATCTCTCCCAGCTGGATGCTACTCAGAGGTTCTAGAATTTGCTGTCAAGGACCAACAACTTCCCTCCCAGGTGCCTTTTCATCCAAACCACCcctattttcattataatttcaccaccaccaaaaatgTAGCCTTCATTTGGAGTTCCCCAGATTACACTGAAGTAGTAGAACACCCCTTTAATGGAGTGGCCTCTGGCCCTTTGACCCCAGTGCAAAGAGTGCTATCACAGTGGCTTCTTGACATCTCACTCCAAGGAAGTATCATCCTTGTTTCTCAGAAACTCCCTGGAGGCGATGGGATTAAAACAAACACCTAGTTTGTGCACTGTGTTCACCTGCACCGGGACAGGAACACGGAACCCATCTTATTCCTGCCCCGGGTGGAGATTCTCTCTGTTTTACCCACAGTCCCAAAGTAAAAACTCAGGGTAATCTTCCATTCCAGTCTTCAGTCTCTCAACTCTTGAGGCCCACCATCGAAGGGTCCCACCCTCCCCCGCCACAATTCACTCAGCCTCATTTAGCCCACCATCCCGCCTAACTTAAAATCACCTCCTCAAGGGAGCTCCAGACTTCCTTGCTTCAGAGCATTTACACTTGACTGCTCTCATCTGGAACCTCCTCTCTTTCTCACCCCGTGTTTTAACTTGTCATTTATTTCGGTCTTAGAGTGTGTCTCACCATCTTCTTGATATGGCAGCAGCTCCTAGGCTCTAAAGTTCTATGGACAGTGGCTCAGTCTCCTTTTTCTTACCATCCCCAGTTCTGCCGTGGAGCCTTCCAAAGAGTAGATGCTCGATTAATGGTTGGGAATAAGAGTGGCAACGATAAGGAAGTCTACTTTATTATTGTTTAATTTCTCTCACAATCTTGAATAATCTAAGAAAACATCtttcaattttagaaaaagaagcactaaaagaataaaacaaaccaaaaatgtaCCACCAtttactcttttccttttctttttttttacttgaccCACATTATTTTACTGCCGAGTCTATTCACAGTTCCATGGAAATCCCTCTTCCATTGCTGTGTTTTCTTGTTCTAGGtcataaaaaaaaagatggaaggtTTCTAAATTTGTTTCATAAAATATCAAAACTTTAACTTGTACCTGATAAAAGTAATGAGTATGTGGTCCATACTGTCACCAGCAGAATGGCGATTTCCTTGGTTCTTGCCCTCCCAAAGAGGAAGAATTCAATCGAGAGGCGTAGAGCAGTTTTAAGTAGCAAGAGTTCAGTTAAGCAGAGCAAAAGTACACTCCCGAGAAAGCAGGAGAGCGGACTGTCTGGAAACCAGAAGCAGCCCCGCAATGGGGTAGGGCTGTGTCTTGTAGAGTGGtggtccctccctgtgtcctgtgATATTTGACTGACAGATCGATTGACAGCTTTAGGTTATAATAACTTTCCTGCTAGTAGGCAGGCACTTACCCATAAGCACCCAAGCAGAACccatggggtggggcggggaagaAAAAGCCGCAATGCTAAGTTATTACAAATGAGGCATAATGAACCCTGGGTTACCTTGAGTCACCTTTTAGGTCTTGGTGCGCCTGCGTCAACCTGTGCCGGCGGTGTTGTCTGGCTCGGTCGTGGTATGGCTGGAAACCTAGCAGTGGTCCTTGACCACGAGAGGGAGGAGCTCTGGGCATGCTCCAACCACCAGTGCCCAGGTAGGGGAGGGAAAGGCGAACCGTCCAGGATGGGGCAGGCCCGCTCATCTGTGACTCGCTATCCTCATCTTGGCTCTGGGCACCCTCTTCAGATCCTGGGCATGAAACCCCTGCATCACGAGAGCTAGTGGCTGGGGCTCCCTGGGACCCATTCCCTCTGCTGTTCTGAGGTTGATACCACAAACCTCCCTGGGAtctatgagaaagaaatgaagggggTCCTCAGCTTATCAACCGTGTCCAGGTGCCCCCAGTACTGACTGCTCAGTGGGGAGATTTCTGTCCTGGCCTCTGGAGTCCTCAGTCCTCATTACGGGTCCTTAATTTGGCTACACATAGGGCCTGATATCCCCACCCCTTTCACTGAATGGCGGCTACACCTTCAAACTAAGGATTTCACCTCCCATAGACCTGATATAAATAAGTGTTGGTGGAGCTTCAGCTTGATAGGCCTGCCCTGGATCCTCAAGGGCTGTAACAAGGAGCAGGGCTGGATTCCTTATCACTTCTATTTAGTGGTAGATGATCCCTCAGTCCTTGCTTTGACCTCTGTCGTGGCCTGGAATTCCACCCTCCCTTGCCCTTAGGCCTGCCCCTTATACTAAGGCCAGCACCACCCTGAAACCCCTAGGAGAAAGTGAGATTCTCCTCATCTGACCATACCTGTCCTTGGTCTTCTGAGGCTGAGAGTAAGGAATGAATTCTATGGTTATGGGGTATGTGGTTCTCTTAGTCCTCAGGGTATTCACCTGGTCTCTGGAAAAACCTGGAAATAATCCCACTGCTGGCCCTAGGCCATACCCCTTAGACCATGTCCCTCACCCCCTTGTGACACCATAGGAGGAAATATGTCACATCATGTCAACAAAGCCCAGGCATCCCAGGGATACCAGGAAGGGCATGGTTCTGTGGGGTTCTCTCACAGTCTGAAGGCAGAGGTTTCCTTAAGTCCTCACTCGGGGTTCTCACCTTGATTCCTGGCAGGGCTTGGGACTCCTTCCTTTGCTTACCTAAGGACCCTCTCCTCGGACTAAGGTCCTCACTCCCTGAGGTGCCAGAGAGGCAAAGTCTGGGAATGCCACATGAGGCTACTCCTACCTGTGCCCTTCCAGGGTTGACATCAGGATTCAGGCTCCTTGGGGCTCTCTCTGTTCAGGGTAGGGGTGTGCCCTCAGTCCTCATTGAGGTTCCTCACCTTGACTTCTGAAGGGCCCTAAGTTTCCTCTCTCTTTCAACTTAAAAGTCACCCGTGTAGACCAAAGCTCTTATGTTCCTCTAAACCCTGAAAATAAGTGAGGGGATGCTCAGCCTGGCAGCCCTGCCTTGGCCTTCTAAGTCTGAGAGCAGACACAGGCCAGTCTCTCTGTGACTTCAGTTATGATGTGGTTTTTGTCTCTTCAGCCCTCATTCATGAGTCTTCACCTTGACTCCTATCTCTTCTATGAAAGGCTTCTTGGGAAATGCCACATCCTTGAAAACTCTTAATTGATCTCCCTACAACAAATGTTGCAGAGAATAGGTTGAGCCCCAGGAGTGATGTGAGATGGGAAGCTGCAGCCAAGCAAGGGCTCCAGCACAGGTGGTGTGCTATCAGAGAAAACACGCTGAGCTCTTCGTTCATTTCACTGGCCAGATATAGCCTTATATAACCTCAATTCTAATAGATTTACTTTCTGCAGGGAAAGGGCTGAATTAAATGATTTTGTGAGCCCCTGATCTTTTGAGGTTTACTGACATTTCCTTCATAGATAGTTATATTGTCACCAAATGCTATCTCTTTCTTTATTTGTACCTcacttttgttttcatatttttattacttattcctGGAGCTTTTTATTCCAAAACCATGTTTGGGGTATGAAGTCCTGCTTTTTAACACCTGAAATACATTTTGGACTAGCGAGCAGAAAAATGAAGTGACCCAGGTCGGCCTCAGCCCGGGAGGAGTGGCACAGTGTGGGCTCTAGAGGGATTCAGAGCCAGGGTTCAGTCCAGCTCCTGTCACTTACCAGCCTTGAATTTGAGAATATTCCAacttcttcatctgcaaagtgagtcTGAAAAAGCCTATAGTGTAGGACCACAGGCACGCATGATGTATGTAAACCACCTGGCAGCTTGAGACAAAGTTTGGTACTTTCAATGAATGGCAGTTATTACTAAGATGATTTTGACCCCAAATGATAACAAACTTTCCTTCACAGAATTTTATTTCCAGCCTACATTAGAGAATACGCAACTGCAAACAATATAGAAATCCACATCAGCCAAAATGCCAAGCGAGTAAAACTAAGTAGTATTTCCCTATTAGAGcatttgttttaatattgttatGGGGTCATCTCCTCCAGATGGATGCAACTAGgagttcatttgtctcaagaaCCAGCAACTTCCCTCCCAGGTGCCTCTTCATCCAAACCACCCCTAATTTCATTCATACCATTGCCACTAAAATTTGAGCCCTCCCTTAGAATTTGCCAAATTACACTcaaaataacctgattaaaatgCCCTTTTAACAGAGCGAGCTCTGGCAATCCCATCCCACAAAAAGAGAGACAGTCCAGTGGCTTCTTGGCATCTCACTTCAATGAGTATCACCTTTATTTCTCAGAAACTCTCTGGACAGCTCATGCCTAAAACACCTAGTTTGAGTGTTCACTTGTCCTGGGGCAAGTGCATAGGACCCCTTCCATTCCCTAGGTGGGGATTCTCTCTGGTTTTTCCACATCCCAAAGTTAACCGTGAAGATGTGTTTTCCATTCCAGGTTTACTCTCTCAGCTCTGAGAAACACCATCTAAGTGGCCCTTTCCATCACTCCCACAGCTTCATCTAGCCCACCACGCATCCTGACTGATAATTACTTTCTGCCGAGGGACTAGAAGTTTCCCAAGACCCAACGCTGCCTTCATCAGGTAACTTACACTTCCTTGCTCTCATTTGGAACCTCCTCTTCCACaccctcacttaaaaaaatttttttcatttgtttatttcttagaGTGTATCTCACCATCTTCCTTACATGATAGCTGATGCTAGAGTCTAAAAATTCTATGGGCAGTGGCTTGGTCTTCATTTTCTTACCAACCATAGTAGTATTGGAGAGGCTTCCAAAGAGAAGATGGTCAATTaatttgagagaaaaaagaaggaatgacCAAGAAGTCTTATGTATCGTGATTTAATTTGCAAACAGTTTGAATAACCTAAGCAAAGCTaggtatatattatttaattttacaagcaaagagacagagaagaaggcAAACTAAGAATTAACCAGCCTTTACTTTTGTTATCACCATTGTGAGATCCCAAATATTTTCCTGTGGGATTCTTCCTCATTTCCATGAAAAATCCTATTCCAATGCCATGTTACCTTATTCTGTAGCAAAAGGAAAATACTGAAGgcttttcaggtttgtttttttttgttttttttttttttttacaaatagcaAACTCTTACTCTTAAAACTGAACAGCAATAAACATGACATCTATGACATTAATACACTTAGattctgaaggaaaataaacCTTCAGTGAAGTAAtaacatttgaaaagatactaAACATCTCTAtcataaatctatctatctagctaGCATCTCTCTACCTACTTACCCacctatcatctgtctatctttaACTAGGTATTCTTcatgtggaaaaaagaaaaaaagatgtatattttattaaaactgcACCTAAACTACCATACTACTTAAAACTCTAAGAACATATATGTTTTGTTCCCTCCACCAATACTATTCTGCACTATTTAGGAGCTTGACTGCTCTCTTCCACAACACAGTGAACAAACTGCCCGCCGCCTCCCTCCCTAGATGTGGGAGTAGCTGCACGCCTTCGCCCTGGAAGTGCACTGCCCTCAGCAACAGCTGCAGCCCTGGCCGCGGCTCTCactcttgctctctcttcctcATCTTTCAGAGCCTCCTCATAGAGCTCTGGGAAGGCACTGGGGACGCTACCAGTGATCTTGGCCACAAACTCGAGCACTTTCATCTTGCTGGTTTCAGCGTGGGCTCTCGGGCCCCACCGGAACTCATAGCGCGGAGGATCGCTGTTGGGCACCTGGCGGTACGTCAGGTACTTCTGCTGCACGAAATCTTTGCTGATGAGCCTCCTGGGCTCCCCAAAGATCAAGTGCCTCCTCCCAGCATACAAACCCAACGCATTGAGGAATTCCCAGATCTCCTCCTCGGTGGCACGGTTGCCCTTCGTGAAGATCGTGCCCAGGAGAATCATCAGGAGACCGGACGTGGGCAGCCCCGTCTCATCACTCAGACTTCCCTCACTTGGGAGAGGCAGCTTGCTGACGAGGATGTAGCAGTGATTGCTGGGGTCAACTTCCTTCAGCTCAAGGCCAAAGACCAGCTCCATGCGATCAGAGGTTCTCTTGAGGATCTCAGGGAAGTGCTTCTTGTACTTCTTGCTGAAAAGCTTCAGCATTGCTGCCTGCTGGATGGGCCCCTTCGTCTTGTACTTCTCCAGCAGGAACTGCATCAACATGCCAACCTTCCTGGAAAGAGGATCTCTGCAACTGCTGTGGGTGGAAGGTGCTGCCTGGGAGGTACTTGCACTTTTCTCATCTTGGCTCTGGGCACCCTCTTCAGATCCTGGGTATGAAACCCCTGCATCACGAGAGCTAGTGGCTGGGGCTCCCTGGGGCTCCCTGAGGCTCCTGGCAACAGGGGAGCACGGGGAAGTACCCCGAGAAACAGAAGCAGGGCACGAGGGCGACTCTTCTCTCTCTGCCGCCTCAGTGGCCTGGGCACCCTTGAGACTCTGAGTCTCCTGCCGGGACTGGTGGCGTTTCTTGTGGGCACGGCGCTTGCTCTTCTGGCCTCGAGGCATGATGACACCGGTCAGGGCCAGCAGGCGGGAGTGTGGGCAGGAAGGCAGGCAATGAGTGCACCTGGGGGAGGAACAAGGAGATGCTTTGAGCACCTTCAGCGGGGAGGTTCCTCCCTGGCTTTAACCAAGGCCACCTCTGTGGGGTCCTTGAGGGCACTGCTCGAGGACCCACAGGGCTCCTGTTCTCCTGCCCAGCCTGTCCCCTGAGACCCCTGTGGAGGACGGTAGAGTGAGCcttggggcacagccagccagcCCTGCCTGGGCAGTACGGGGGTGACGGtgggggctggcaggggaggTAGGTCCCCGCGGTTCCCATTCAGAGTCAGGATGACAGTTGTTGGCAGGACTCCCCCACCCCACGCACCCCATCCCCTCTGCTGCTCTGAAGCTGACACCACCATCTTCCATGACAcccaggaggaggaaaggagggagcgtTCAGCCCACCACCGAAGGGTTCGGGGaccctccctcctgctgcctgGTGGCCGCCCCTTCAGAACAAAGCTCTAACCTCCCTTGGACCTGGCACCGGAAATTACGGGCACTCTCAGCCTGACAGTCCTTTCTTGGGAGTTTAAGGGTTGACAGGAGGGGACAGGCCATATTCTCTCTTGTCCCTTCTCTTCGGGGTGGGTGACTCCCTTAGTCCTCACTCGGGGTCCTCCCTGGACGGCCGGTGCCGCCTGGAGCTCCTCTCTTGCCCCGAGGGCCATCTGCTCGCACAGTGCCGGCACCTCCTTGAGTCTCATTAGGAGGCAGTGAGGGTGACCACGCGGCCGCATGTGGCAGAGTTTTACCAAGCCTGCAGCGCGCGGCAGACAGGTGGAGGCCCTGTGGTTGGCGGCCCCACGGGTCCTCACTCAAGGGCTTGGGCTGACTCTTGGGAGTGCTTAGGGACGCGCCTTCTGCTGGCCTGCACCTCCCCTCTCAGACAGCAGCCCTCCCTTCTCCGTGTGTGGCCAGAAGGAAGCGGCTGACAACAGGGGAGGGGTTCTGAGGTGGCCCTGCGACGGGGAGGACGCTCCTCACCCTGACTCCTCCCGTGCCCTGGAAATCCTCCCTCTGCTGACCTGCGGCCAGCCCCTCAGAACAAggcccccctcctccctgagTCCCGCGTCCGTCCGCGTTCGCACTGAGGGAGCCCCTCAGTCTTTAGACCTGCCCGGAGGCTCCCTGGCCGACGTCAGGGACGGGGTCCGCGTGGCCGCCATTCTGGGGTGTGGAGCCCCTCTATCCTCACGATGGTCCCGTCCTTCTCTCTGCAGGGCCTGGGGCGCTCCCTCTACTGAGCTGAGCCAGGGTCCACCAGCCTCAGAGCGAGGCCTTCCTTGCCCGAGACCCCGCGGGGGAAGCGGATGGACCTGGGGCCTAACAGCCAGGCCCGAGCCTCTCAGGCCgagagcaggggccgggagggcgggTCCCATGTGGCCGCCTCTTTTCGGAGGGAAAGGGGATTGGGGGTGTCGGGGGTGTCCCCGCACTTGTAACTGGGGTTACCTCACACTCTGACACCTGACGAGACGTGGGATTTCTCACGCGGCTCACCCTCGCCGGACGGCAGCTCTCAAAAATGGCTGCGCCCCCATAGCGTGGGTAGGAGGACGTCACATCCGGTCATGCGCACCTGGGCTCCAGGAGGACAGCAGGGGCGGGCCGGGGTCCGGGTGGGGCGGGCCGGGgtccgggcggggcggggcggggggggatgggggtggggtggggtagggggtggtTCCGGGGTAGCTTCCCGCAGGACTGGCACGAGGGCGTTTCATTGACTCTTGACAGGTCCTGGGATTTTTCCTGGACTCTGCTGAGCTGAGTCAGTAGGCGTCACACCTTGGCTCTCATTTCTGTCGGCACCCCCAGCTGGAAGTATCTGGGGGCCTGAGCCTCACAGCCATGCCTGGGTCCCCGGAGACTGACACTGAGGGCTCTTTGGGGCCCCCTCTTCTATGGTGGGTGCTGCTTTCAATCCTTTCTCAGCGTCTTCTCTTGACTCCCCGTAGGTGCTGCGCTGCCTCCCGTCTGCTGACCCGAGGCCAAGGCCTCACATCAAAGACATCAAGTCCCTGAGACTGCTGGTGTGGAGTGCGGGCACATCTCATCTGGACACTTCTGCCTGGAGCCTCCCAGAGATGGCTGCTGCAGGTAAGATGAGCTGAGGGGAAAGGAGGCGAGAGACTCTCTTCTGTGGTTTGGATCCCATCAGGTCTCACTCAGGGTCCTCACATTGACTGCTGGCCGGGCCTGCgattccttccttctctggtGTGAATCCATCCCTGTCCCCAGCCAAACCCCACAGAAACCCAGAGGAGTTAGTGAAGGGGCGCCGTAGCCTGACAGTTCTCACTGTGGTCTCTCTTTGTTGACATCAGGGGCATTGCCCAAAAGTTCAGAAACGACTTTCTGTCCTTTTGTACAACTACTGTGttacttgcttttttcttttagtccGTGTGGGATagtctattaagatgatcatgtaaAAAGGCCAGTTGTCATCCGCTAACAAAGTTTCAGATGGTTATTTCACAGCCTGTGGACCATACTGCCACATCCAGCCCAATCTTTGGTGTCCCATGCTCCTGGCATGCGGGCTCTGAAATGCTGCCTTAGATTCCTTCAGCGAAGTAGTAGAGATTCATGGTCCCAGAGCACAGTGGAAGAATCAAGGGCTCAAGTTTAAAGGCTTTTCTTTAATCAATCCTGTCATCTGCCTCTCTTGCAGGCTACAGACCTATCTCGAATTCAGGGCATCCCCCTTCCTGCCCACACTCAGTTTGTAGTTCAGTGGAGACTTATTGTTCCTCAGGGATTATTTAGTTTTGTGTTTCTGCTTttgttaatgttttttctttattctttttataattttttccatgGTTGATTTTGGGTACAGGAAACTGTAGCCCATGTTTGATTGTCATCAGCTGCTATGGATAAGGTACTAAATCTGTAAATGAATTAAGGAAAATCGATATTCTTAGAATATCTGTGCCTCACGAATGCACATAACTTACCATTCTGGTTGAGACTTCTTTTTCCTTACTCAATCAGGAAGTTCTTATTGTTCTCTCCATGTagattatatacatatttgcatggtttcttcctaggtatgtTTTTATATTGTCAGTTTTGCCtgtggtgtattttttttttcttttttgatttttaaaacatctttattggagtatcatcgctttacaatagtgtgttagtttctgc
This genomic interval carries:
- the LOC131748507 gene encoding LOW QUALITY PROTEIN: melanoma-associated antigen B4-like (The sequence of the model RefSeq protein was modified relative to this genomic sequence to represent the inferred CDS: deleted 1 base in 1 codon), translated to MGTAGTYLPCQPPPSPPYCPGRAGWLCPKAHSTVLHRGLRGQAGQENRSPVGPRAVPSRTPQRWPWLKPGRNLPAEGAQSISLFLPQVHSLLPSCPHSRLLALTGVIMPRGQKSKRRAHKKRHQSRQETQSLKGAQATEAAEREESPSCPASVSRGTSPCSPVARSLREPQGAPATSSRDAGVSYPGSEEGAQSQDEKSASTSQAAPSTHSSCRDPLSRKVGMLMQFLLEKYKTKGPIQQAAMLKLFSKKYKKHFPEILKRTSDRMELVFGLELKEVDPSNHCYILVSKLPLPSEGSLSDETGLPTSGLLMILLGTIFTKGNRATEEEIWEFLNALGLYAGRRHLIFGEPRRLISKDFVQQKYLTYRQVPNSDPPRYEFRWGPRAHAETSKMKVLEFVAKITGSVPSAFPELYEEALKDEEERARVRAAARAAAVAEGSALPGRRRAATPTSREGGGGQFVHCVVEESSQAPK